The Scleropages formosus chromosome 15, fSclFor1.1, whole genome shotgun sequence genomic sequence GACAACGCAGCTCCTATGAGCAGAGCACCAAATTTATACTCCCTCTGACCCCCATTCAGTTTGCAATTGTTTTCAATTTTATAATCAAGTCATTGTCCAACTTGACATAATTAGCAATCCCAAATTTGGTGATTTTTCAGTAATACAAGAGAGGCTGATTTCAGATAACGTCTCCATCACAGGGTGCCAACGCAGACTGTCATCACTgtacctggagggggcacagGGCCCCTGCGGTCCCTCTCCCAGGTGGGGGACACTGAGCCGCTGTCGGAGTGAGGGCCATGGCCCTCGCCTTCACTCGCGACAGGGTGGTCAGGCAGGCTCGGAGGGCCACGCGACACTAACAAGACACAAAAGAGAATGTCAAAGCAATGAGTCAATGGGCTAATGGCACATGGAGTCATGGCGATCAGAATGGAGGGAGCTCTGTCTTCTGCAATAGACTGAGCAACAATGGAAAGTGGGGTCTGTAcgattttctctgctttttacagAAGACAACATGGACTAGGAAAGGGGACCTTGTTTCTGTGCTGTGCATCATGTCACACTGACAACTAAGCGGCAGTAAACAGGGAACACAAGGCAAAGTGTGGCAACAGCAACATTTCAGCAGTAAGCACAGCTAAATGCGGAGTTTGGATGCCAATAGCTCTAGCACTACTCATTCCTTTTAAAGCAAACTGATTCATTAGCTTGGTCATGTTAATGTGAAGTATCAAATCAAACCTCAATCATCTGTCAGAGTAGTTCACTGTATCAGATTGTATTCTAGGTTCTCTATCCATACAGTGGCTGCAACACATGTCAAGTACTAAGCCATAGACCATTTTCCATAGTGTTATGGTTGGAAGAGATTACCTCGACCGCCATGTCCCAGAGGAAACTGGGGAGACAAGCGTGGTGGGCCATCCATCAAGGTGGGTGGTGACAGGAAGGCTCTGGTCTCGGAAGAGGGTCGTCCAAGGGGAGAGTGTCCAAATGGGGATCTTTCACCTGTGAACGGAAAAGGAACAAGGCCTTAAAATCTGCTACACCTGGCAGACCTTCAGCCAtgaagaaaacagcagctcaaAGCATATTTAGTGTATGCAAGCAATGTGTGGAGCTTCTAGGAGGCACCTCTAAAGGGGGGTCTTCCACTGAAGGGATCTTTCTCCACCATCTCCAGTTTGAACTGGGAGTCTGTCAGcctgtgtgaaatgtgaaagttGAGCATCAGACAACTGAGTTCTGCAAAGACCCCCTCCTCCCTAGTAGGGCACTCACTTCTGCCTGAGAAGTGCGTTCTCCCGCTTCATGTCTGCAAGGTCTCGATCAGCAGCCCGTGCAGCCAACTGTAAAGCAGGAAGGTCAGGTTAGTTGTTGAATTTTGACTTGTTACCGCTGTCATTCCAACAAGACTATACTCACCCAGTTGTCATGAGCCTTCTTTTCATGGGCTGCAATCTGCCAATGACAAGAAGAAATCCAGTAAACATCTCTCTAGGGTTTGCCCACACCATCAGCTCAACAGGATGTCAATGCTAACCTGATTTTTGTAAGCCTGGTTAGTcttctccagctcttcctcAAGTTCCTGGGCCCTCTGTCTGCACCAGAGTAGCAGGATGGTGAAATAAGCATCCAAAAAAACTCACTTATACAGCCCAGAGACCAACAAGGTCAACAGCCATCGTCTCATCCTTCATGAACATACTACCTATAGGTGTTCAGCTCCTCAGCAGCCTGGGAGATCTTCTTGTCAGCTTTATtcagcttctcctccttctgTAGCCGTTCCCTCTCCTCTACAGTCAACATACTGAAGCAGAAAGGGGAACTGTTAAGTCTCTTTGGGTTGCCTGAGGCAGTGATTCTAAACTCTGGTACTACAAACACTAATGCCTGCTTTCTATTCCACCTGAGCTGTAAATCAGTTATGGCTACCTGTGCAGTTTGAGTTCGTTCTCCTGGTACATCTCGGTCATGATCTGCAACTTCTGCTGGAGCTTCTGTGTCTCACTGGTATATGTTGCACTTTCCGCTTGTAGAGTCTCCTTCTCATTATGGAGTCGCTCAATCCCCTCTGCCAGATCAAAGTGACAAGTGCTTCAGTTCCGTTTTTGTAAAGATACAGCTAAACAGTTACTTGAAGCATTTAGAGGGCCTCAAAGATACAAGTACTAAAGGGGAATTTTATGAGACAGAAAGACAACAGCACTGTTCctttaaattaagaaaacagATCATAGCATAAACGCTAATATTAAAGTTTTCATACAAAATCCACCATGACTTTTTCTCTGGATGCGTGGTAGTACCCATTTCCCACCCCACCACTCACCGCGGAGGTCCTCCTTGGCTTTGACTTCATCAGCAAGCCTGGCGAACAGcctgtttttctcctcctccagagACTTCAGATCAGCACTCATCTGGACACGAGGTAGAGAAAGGTGAAGTTGTTTGCACTACCTTAACTTAATTCTGCTTTTCAACTCTCTGAATGACAACACGCCCTTTGTGGTGAACATACCTTTGCTGCATAAATAAGCTTCTGTACTTTCTGCTTCTGATGCACATCTGTTTTTAACAGGggggaatttttctttttagtaaAACAATACTGCCATTTCACAGTGACTGTAGAAGCCCAATGGTCATTTCTCCACCTCTTTTGTAGGTCCCTGTTCTCAGCTGAAGGAACCAGGTTTACGTCCCCAAAAGCGAACACAGCACACAGCTTCACCAAAACACTGCACTCGTAGCTGACAGACTGCTCACGTTTCACACTCTAGCGATGGTAGTGGGCCAGAGTATGTGGAAGAACCCTACCTGGACCATCCCTGTTGTCTCCTGCACCAACAGAGGTACCCTCTTGCTCTTCCTCAATGGCCTGATCCTCCTCTTCAGAGTCCCAGTCCCTCATCTTCAGCAAGCAGTCTGTAAGAGACTGCAAAAATCCAAACGTCATGTTatatacaaaatgaaaacaaaaaccttGCTCAACTGCAGATAGCAAGAGGACATGCTTTGGGGAGCCCAGCACAATTTACCCATTAGATTTcaattacagtaaactttttgtGCTATAATCCACAATATTACATGAAACCTTTGACTGAAATAATATGCAGATGGCAAACATACTGCAGGGTGTATTCTTAACACACTAATCTGGTGAATtagattaaattatttatttagcagacgcttttctccaaagcgacttccaacgaactctatgtagtgttatcagcccacacatcttattcaccaaggtgacttacactgttagatacactacttacactgggtcactcatccatgcatcagtggaacacactctttcactcactcacacacagatagGTACCTTGTGCTGCAATACTTTAGTTAAGCAAGCATGTACCTTGATGTGCTGGTCCTTGTTACTGCAATCCTCCAGCATGGCCTTGTGGGAGCTCTCACACAtcttcatctcctcctccagctcactCAGACGCTCTGCCCAGCCTTCAGCTTCCTGCACAAGCTGCAAAGAACCACAGCACAATGTCTGCTTGTAACACCTTCAAAGCACTCAGCTGACTAGCAACATTTAACAGGACATGAGAGGAAAGCAGTACCACTCACTGCATACCATCAGTCTGCATGAATAGCGACTTCTTAGAGCTATATACCTGGGCCTTGCTCTCCAACAACTGGGCATTCTCCTCCTTTGCTACTTGCAAGTTAGTCTGCAGCTTTTCACTGCTGATGTTATGAATTTTCACAGTTATCTGCGCCTGGAGACAGGAGTCCACAAACCATTTTAATACTCAAATGTACAAATTCCAGCGTATGTTATACAACTGCATATACAACACACCACATTTAATCTATTTGAGTAGGTCAGTGAATTAAGTACCTGCTCAATCTTCGACTTTAAGCCTTTTGATTCTTCTTCCAGGGATTTCAGCGTTTCCTGCATGCCAGCCAACTGCAACACACAAAGAGTATCACAGCAAGCATCCGGCAATCACAGCACAACATCCATTGCTAAGGCAATCTTGGTCCAAGAGCCACATTACCATTTCTTGCATATGCatgctacatttaaattttacattacatttattcacttagcagatgcttttctccaaagcgacttacaaaggatactatgtagtattactagcccacacaccttattcaccgtggtgacttacagtgctacctacatacactacttacattgggtcactcatccatgcatcactgaaacacactcactctgtgtcactcacacactatgggggaatctgaatggcatgtctttggactgtgggaggaaaccagagcacccatgcaaactccacacagactgagcgggcgctgagacagcagcgctacttgctgtgccaccgtgccgcccagaTATGCTACAAACTCATATGTGATTAAATACGTTTCCAAGAGTCTTACTCTATCTCTGTCTTGTCGGAATACATTTTGCTTTGTCTAACTTCATAGACAAAATGCAATGACAAGTTATTTCACAAGAAGCTGAgaactttctttaaaaatatccatCTATTATCCTTCAggacttgtccagtgcaagctTATGATGATACAAGCTATATTTACGTTcatatttgtacagttgggtattttcacgggagcaatttaaggtaaataccttgctcaagggtactacagctggaagtgggaatcaaacctacaacctttgggttcaaaggcagcagtgctaaccactacactaccggctgtGTGGGTAGAGAAAAttcttgcttttatttatatacaataaaatattatgtCTCACTCTTAGGACTCCCACTGGAAATAATCGTGATTAAAATGGCAGATTGTTAAGGaaaatacatattatacattGCAAGTGAGACTTACCACTTCCTCTTGCTGTGAACGCATGGATGTCTGGGCTTTCAAGTCCTGTTTCAGCTGTTCTAGCTCTTTATTTAGTTGAGAATTTGATTCCTCAAGCTTCCTAGACATTATCTGGAACAAAATATATTGAACTTTCATGTAGGTGCTTTCCTTCAGATCGGTTTTGGTTTACATTTGATAACCCCCCGGTATTTGTAAGGATAGCCATTCGAGTTTTATTAATCATTcacaaaagtaaataaatgtgaactacATCAGTAGTGTGTCACCTTTCACTCACCTCCAGGTCCTCTCTTTCAGAGGCATGTGCCGAAATTCCTCCGTTCTGCAAGGCTTCTTCGAGCTCTTCATactgcaagacacacacacagttttaccCAATATAGGACacagagaaatacagaaatgcacacaccGATTCCAATACTCTCATACAAACTGTATATTAATACTGCAACCCACACAGTCCGTGAGAAGgcagtaatttatattttaaaaaaacacccaagaacaacttttttttcagcagatgtATACCTTGTGTTGGCACTGACTCAGAGTTTCAAGCACtttacacttttcttcaaggagTTCAGCCACCTTCTGccccatctttctttctttacctGCGTGGAGCAAACAGCAGAATCAGTGAAAAATCGAACTGCAGAAAacatttgtatgtttgtgtgtcaaTAAACGAACTTACCAACATACAGCCTGCTCTTTATCTGTGAAAATAAGGGAACACAGGATGAGGGTGAATTGCAAAacttataaatacacaccaTTAATATACTAACTCAGATC encodes the following:
- the mia2 gene encoding cTAGE family member 5 isoform X7, which encodes MAALQLFHSVLLLFLASRRSTALLSDFKTCGDPQCESFLSRVQATQNYKGPDCRFLSFQRGHVIFVYYKLSGKRDDLWAGSIEKQFGYFPKHAVEVQEVYIQKEKEIEIPTQEQDFFCIDEYGAIIEAGTDRPEYLHASISNGEKDRDAREGDIAAGINRLSEDEELHTTGQSSAGFHQSPVSTYKTGVTDVIALCVTFAGQVAVQCKDRIQSSFSLLEEVVSSLPSDMTPGPDLLGLPWEAVIPAVLVGIITLLLFTCRSYQSIKSRLYVGKERKMGQKVAELLEEKCKVLETLSQCQHKYEELEEALQNGGISAHASEREDLEIMSRKLEESNSQLNKELEQLKQDLKAQTSMRSQQEEVLAGMQETLKSLEEESKGLKSKIEQAQITVKIHNISSEKLQTNLQVAKEENAQLLESKAQLVQEAEGWAERLSELEEEMKMCESSHKAMLEDCSNKDQHIKSLTDCLLKMRDWDSEEEDQAIEEEQEGTSVGAGDNRDGPDVHQKQKVQKLIYAAKMSADLKSLEEEKNRLFARLADEVKAKEDLREGIERLHNEKETLQAESATYTSETQKLQQKLQIMTEMYQENELKLHSMLTVEERERLQKEEKLNKADKKISQAAEELNTYRQRAQELEEELEKTNQAYKNQIAAHEKKAHDNWLAARAADRDLADMKRENALLRQKLTDSQFKLEMVEKDPFSGRPPFRGERSPFGHSPLGRPSSETRAFLSPPTLMDGPPRLSPQFPLGHGGRVSRGPPSLPDHPVASEGEGHGPHSDSGSVSPTWERDRRGPVPPPGYPYPDPGFHYRRPPPGAMPLGPLPPRGPGPAEVHVFSTRPMDRSADASLLSSHSDGLGLNENRNSFLSAPGDPRIPAEADIQKDPGMGIPTMGPPPLLDPRQQLPRRGLYGPPDFFPPRGPPMGMRGPPPPGIFPRFPPPPPQHMGYPPIRPLPDSLSGPPRRPSPPGSEQPPEQVPSQEII
- the mia2 gene encoding cTAGE family member 5 isoform X6, whose product is MAALQLFHSVLLLFLASRRSTALLSDFKTCGDPQCESFLSRVQATQNYKGPDCRFLSFQRGHVIFVYYKLSGKRDDLWAGSIEKQFGYFPKHAVEVQEVYIQKEKEIEIPTQEQDFFCIDEYGAIIEGEFSDWNDQDQNEGIQEAAADDSHHPETREAAQRQPNLVQSAEDIDIKEEIQAVVQHPLDNTKSKPTEQGTDRPEYLHASISNGEKDRDAREGDIAAGINRLSEDEELHTTGQSSAGFHQSPVSTYKTGVTDVIALCVTFAGQVAVQCKDRIQSSFSLLEEVVSSLPSDMTPGPDLLGLPWEAVIPAVLVGIITLLLFTCRSYQSIKSRLYVGKERKMGQKVAELLEEKCKVLETLSQCQHKYEELEEALQNGGISAHASEREDLEIMSRKLEESNSQLNKELEQLKQDLKAQTSMRSQQEEVLAGMQETLKSLEEESKGLKSKIEQAQITVKIHNISSEKLQTNLQVAKEENAQLLESKAQLVQEAEGWAERLSELEEEMKMCESSHKAMLEDCSNKDQHIKSLTDCLLKMRDWDSEEEDQAIEEEQEGTSVGAGDNRDGPDVHQKQKVQKLIYAAKMSADLKSLEEEKNRLFARLADEVKAKEDLREGIERLHNEKETLQAESATYTSETQKLQQKLQIMTEMYQENELKLHSMLTVEERERLQKEEKLNKADKKISQAAEELNTYRQRAQELEEELEKTNQAYKNQIAAHEKKAHDNWLAARAADRDLADMKRENALLRQKLTDSQFKLEMVEKDPFSGRPPFRGERSPFGHSPLGRPSSETRAFLSPPTLMDGPPRLSPQFPLGHGGRVSRGPPSLPDHPVASEGEGHGPHSDSGSVSPTWERDRRGPVPPPGYPYPDPGFHYRRPPPGAMPLGPLPPRGPGPAEVHVFSTRPMDRSADASLLSSHSDGLGLNENRNSFLSAPGDPRIPAEADIQKDPGMGIPTMGPPPLLDPRQQLPRRGLYGPPDFFPPRGPPMGMRGPPPPGIFPRFPPPPPQHMGYPPIRPLPDSLSGPPRRPSPPGSEQPPEQVPSQEII
- the mia2 gene encoding cTAGE family member 5 isoform X5; the encoded protein is MAALQLFHSVLLLFLASRRSTALLSDFKTCGDPQCESFLSRVQATQNYKGPDCRFLSFQRGHVIFVYYKLSGKRDDLWAGSIEKQFGYFPKHAVEVQEVYIQKEKEIEIPTQEQDFFCIDEYGAIIEGEFSDWNDQDQNEGIQEAAADDSHHPETREAAQRQPNLVQSAEDIDIKEEIQAVVQHPLDNTKSKPTEQAGTDRPEYLHASISNGEKDRDAREGDIAAGINRLSEDEELHTTGQSSAGFHQSPVSTYKTGVTDVIALCVTFAGQVAVQCKDRIQSSFSLLEEVVSSLPSDMTPGPDLLGLPWEAVIPAVLVGIITLLLFTCRSYQSIKSRLYVGKERKMGQKVAELLEEKCKVLETLSQCQHKYEELEEALQNGGISAHASEREDLEIMSRKLEESNSQLNKELEQLKQDLKAQTSMRSQQEEVLAGMQETLKSLEEESKGLKSKIEQAQITVKIHNISSEKLQTNLQVAKEENAQLLESKAQLVQEAEGWAERLSELEEEMKMCESSHKAMLEDCSNKDQHIKSLTDCLLKMRDWDSEEEDQAIEEEQEGTSVGAGDNRDGPDVHQKQKVQKLIYAAKMSADLKSLEEEKNRLFARLADEVKAKEDLREGIERLHNEKETLQAESATYTSETQKLQQKLQIMTEMYQENELKLHSMLTVEERERLQKEEKLNKADKKISQAAEELNTYRQRAQELEEELEKTNQAYKNQIAAHEKKAHDNWLAARAADRDLADMKRENALLRQKLTDSQFKLEMVEKDPFSGRPPFRGERSPFGHSPLGRPSSETRAFLSPPTLMDGPPRLSPQFPLGHGGRVSRGPPSLPDHPVASEGEGHGPHSDSGSVSPTWERDRRGPVPPPGYPYPDPGFHYRRPPPGAMPLGPLPPRGPGPAEVHVFSTRPMDRSADASLLSSHSDGLGLNENRNSFLSAPGDPRIPAEADIQKDPGMGIPTMGPPPLLDPRQQLPRRGLYGPPDFFPPRGPPMGMRGPPPPGIFPRFPPPPPQHMGYPPIRPLPDSLSGPPRRPSPPGSEQPPEQVPSQEII
- the mia2 gene encoding cTAGE family member 5 isoform X8, translated to MAEELSSEPLVASAESSGFGVAARMYYSLAVDTVRDVVSSLPSDMTPGPDLLGLPWEAVIPAVLVGIITLLLFTCRSYQSIKSRLYVGKERKMGQKVAELLEEKCKVLETLSQCQHKYEELEEALQNGGISAHASEREDLEIMSRKLEESNSQLNKELEQLKQDLKAQTSMRSQQEEVLAGMQETLKSLEEESKGLKSKIEQAQITVKIHNISSEKLQTNLQVAKEENAQLLESKAQLVQEAEGWAERLSELEEEMKMCESSHKAMLEDCSNKDQHIKSLTDCLLKMRDWDSEEEDQAIEEEQEGTSVGAGDNRDGPDVHQKQKVQKLIYAAKMSADLKSLEEEKNRLFARLADEVKAKEDLREGIERLHNEKETLQAESATYTSETQKLQQKLQIMTEMYQENELKLHSMLTVEERERLQKEEKLNKADKKISQAAEELNTYRQRAQELEEELEKTNQAYKNQIAAHEKKAHDNWLAARAADRDLADMKRENALLRQKLTDSQFKLEMVEKDPFSGRPPFRGERSPFGHSPLGRPSSETRAFLSPPTLMDGPPRLSPQFPLGHGGRVSRGPPSLPDHPVASEGEGHGPHSDSGSVSPTWERDRRGPVPPPGYPYPDPGFHYRRPPPGAMPLGPLPPRGPGPAEVHVFSTRPMDRSADASLLSSHSDGLGLNENRNSFLSAPGDPRIPAEADIQKDPGMGIPTMGPPPLLDPRQQLPRRGLYGPPDFFPPRGPPMGMRGPPPPGIFPRFPPPPPQHMGYPPIRPLPDSLSGPPRRPSPPGSEQPPEQVPSQEII
- the mia2 gene encoding cTAGE family member 5 isoform X9 — protein: MEVYEDSEEVVSSLPSDMTPGPDLLGLPWEAVIPAVLVGIITLLLFTCRSYQSIKSRLYVGKERKMGQKVAELLEEKCKVLETLSQCQHKYEELEEALQNGGISAHASEREDLEIMSRKLEESNSQLNKELEQLKQDLKAQTSMRSQQEEVLAGMQETLKSLEEESKGLKSKIEQAQITVKIHNISSEKLQTNLQVAKEENAQLLESKAQLVQEAEGWAERLSELEEEMKMCESSHKAMLEDCSNKDQHIKSLTDCLLKMRDWDSEEEDQAIEEEQEGTSVGAGDNRDGPDVHQKQKVQKLIYAAKMSADLKSLEEEKNRLFARLADEVKAKEDLREGIERLHNEKETLQAESATYTSETQKLQQKLQIMTEMYQENELKLHSMLTVEERERLQKEEKLNKADKKISQAAEELNTYRQRAQELEEELEKTNQAYKNQIAAHEKKAHDNWLAARAADRDLADMKRENALLRQKLTDSQFKLEMVEKDPFSGRPPFRGERSPFGHSPLGRPSSETRAFLSPPTLMDGPPRLSPQFPLGHGGRVSRGPPSLPDHPVASEGEGHGPHSDSGSVSPTWERDRRGPVPPPGYPYPDPGFHYRRPPPGAMPLGPLPPRGPGPAEVHVFSTRPMDRSADASLLSSHSDGLGLNENRNSFLSAPGDPRIPAEADIQKDPGMGIPTMGPPPLLDPRQQLPRRGLYGPPDFFPPRGPPMGMRGPPPPGIFPRFPPPPPQHMGYPPIRPLPDSLSGPPRRPSPPGSEQPPEQVPSQEII